A stretch of Campylobacter volucris DNA encodes these proteins:
- the purM gene encoding phosphoribosylformylglycinamidine cyclo-ligase, translated as MAISYKDAGVSIDDGNDFVKAIKPLAKETFNENVLGDIGSFSGAFAMPQGFKNPVMLAATDGVGTKLRLAIDTQMYDGIGEDLVAMCVNDLICNFATPLFFLDYYASAKLDIKVAKKVIASIVNGCKKANCALIGGETAEMPSMYHGKDFDLAGFAVGMAEKEEIDRRNFVKNGDILLALASSGLHSNGYSLARKVLFEKQRLKFDDKIDGKNIIDILLEPTKIYVQDFLKLKPFINTLAHITGGGLIENLPRIFPKGMGAIIRKHHLKTPEIFYQIGQDVYEDEMYRTFNMGVGLVMAVSPCNVGKVLENSNAFIIGEVVLNEKIVLE; from the coding sequence ATGGCTATAAGTTATAAAGATGCTGGAGTAAGTATTGATGATGGCAATGATTTTGTAAAAGCAATAAAGCCTTTAGCAAAAGAAACTTTTAATGAAAATGTCTTAGGCGATATAGGTTCTTTTTCTGGTGCTTTTGCTATGCCTCAAGGATTTAAAAATCCTGTTATGCTAGCAGCTACTGATGGGGTTGGGACAAAACTTCGTCTTGCTATCGATACTCAAATGTATGATGGCATAGGTGAGGATTTGGTAGCAATGTGTGTAAATGATCTCATTTGTAATTTTGCAACTCCTTTATTTTTTTTAGATTATTATGCAAGTGCAAAATTAGATATAAAAGTAGCAAAAAAAGTTATAGCTAGTATAGTAAATGGGTGCAAAAAAGCAAATTGTGCTCTAATAGGTGGAGAAACTGCTGAAATGCCAAGTATGTATCATGGAAAAGATTTTGATTTAGCGGGATTTGCAGTAGGCATGGCAGAAAAAGAAGAAATAGATAGAAGAAATTTTGTAAAAAATGGAGACATCTTGCTTGCTTTAGCTAGCAGTGGGCTTCACTCAAATGGGTATTCTTTAGCTAGAAAAGTTTTATTTGAAAAGCAACGGCTAAAATTTGATGATAAAATCGATGGAAAAAATATTATTGATATTTTACTTGAACCTACAAAAATTTATGTTCAAGATTTTTTAAAATTAAAACCTTTTATTAATACTCTTGCGCATATTACAGGCGGAGGCTTAATAGAAAATTTACCACGAATTTTTCCAAAAGGCATGGGAGCAATCATCAGAAAACATCATCTAAAAACCCCAGAAATTTTTTACCAAATAGGGCAAGATGTTTATGAAGATGAAATGTATAGAACATTTAATATGGGGGTTGGATTAGTAATGGCTGTGAGTCCTTGCAATGTTGGAAAAGTTTTAGAAAATTCAAACGCTTTTATTATAGGTGAAGTAGTATTAAATGAAAAAATTGTATTAGAATAA
- a CDS encoding manganese efflux pump MntP family protein codes for MDILSLIILSFALAADAFAVSLCKGFSVKELKLKHYLIVGLYFGGFQALMPAIGYILGSSFGSFVEKIDHWVTFVLLSIIGGKMIKESLEKDHCKENSNLFDFKTMIALGVATSIDALAVGVSFAFLKVNLLIALLSIGLITFIMCVLALKIGNKFGTYLKNKAEFIGGAILIILAIKILLEHLYF; via the coding sequence ATGGATATTTTAAGTTTGATTATTTTATCTTTTGCCCTAGCTGCAGATGCTTTTGCAGTTTCATTATGTAAAGGATTTAGCGTAAAAGAATTAAAACTCAAACATTACTTAATAGTTGGATTATATTTTGGTGGTTTTCAAGCTTTAATGCCTGCTATTGGATATATTTTAGGTTCTTCTTTTGGTTCTTTTGTAGAAAAAATTGATCATTGGGTTACTTTTGTTCTCCTTAGTATCATCGGTGGCAAAATGATTAAAGAATCTTTAGAAAAAGATCATTGTAAAGAAAATTCAAATTTATTTGACTTTAAAACTATGATAGCTCTTGGAGTTGCAACGAGCATTGATGCGCTTGCAGTTGGAGTAAGTTTTGCTTTTTTAAAAGTAAATTTACTAATAGCATTGCTATCTATAGGTTTAATTACTTTTATAATGTGTGTTTTGGCTTTAAAAATAGGTAATAAATTCGGCACTTATCTTAAAAACAAAGCCGAATTTATAGGTGGTGCTATTTTAATTATTCTAGCGATTAAAATTTTATTGGAACACTTATACTTTTAA
- the nrdG gene encoding anaerobic ribonucleoside-triphosphate reductase activating protein, translating into MQELSTILIKLAGVVKESIVDGYGLRYVIFTQGCPHKCKACHNPQTHDFNKGYLQDLASLYDDICKNPLLQGVTFSGGEPFMQAKNLSILAKNIKALGLDLTIYTGFTYEELLQEKPKKELLILADVLIDGKFILEQKDLSLKFKGSKNQRIIDVAKSLDQGKVILFEK; encoded by the coding sequence ATGCAAGAATTAAGCACCATTTTGATTAAATTAGCAGGAGTTGTAAAAGAATCAATAGTCGATGGATATGGTTTGCGTTATGTGATTTTTACTCAAGGATGCCCTCATAAATGCAAAGCTTGTCATAATCCACAAACGCACGATTTTAACAAAGGATATTTGCAAGATTTAGCAAGTTTATATGATGATATTTGTAAAAATCCTTTGCTTCAAGGTGTTACTTTTAGTGGCGGAGAGCCTTTTATGCAGGCAAAAAATTTAAGCATTTTAGCAAAGAACATTAAGGCTTTAGGACTTGATCTTACTATATACACAGGTTTTACTTATGAAGAGTTGTTGCAAGAAAAACCAAAGAAAGAATTGCTTATCTTAGCTGATGTTTTAATCGATGGGAAGTTTATTTTAGAGCAAAAAGACTTATCTTTAAAATTTAAAGGTAGTAAAAACCAACGCATTATCGATGTAGCAAAAAGCTTAGATCAAGGCAAAGTAATACTTTTTGAAAAATAA
- a CDS encoding phosphoethanolamine transferase yields the protein MQFFNISWLKFVLLSAIYITSINLKLFSYIHENLHPASNDISIVLYIIIYFALLVGIFALLFLPYISKFLMIFFIGVSSISSYFMINYGVIIDHDMIRNAVQTDQKEVSDLLHFNIFIYVFFTFLLPTFLIIKTKINYYSFKKHLIVKFSTLVIALVIAFGLLGIFSKSIVPFLRTYNEVRVYNTPFYQIYSAIKYIKLEIIPKKELQKIALDATLEKDLNKTMILVIGETARANNYSLGGYTKNDTNFYTKNEPNLVYFSQVSSCGTATAKSLPCIFSRHKRASFDNSLYEENALDVLQRVGVQSIWLGNNSGGCKGNCDRISNKLISKDYDESLLELVKEALQDTSSSKIIVVHLQGSHGPAYFKRYPDKFKKFTPTCDTNELQTCSQEELANTYDNTLLYTDFIIKSLIDLLKQSPLQNASLLYVSDHGESLGENGIYLHGMPYFIAPKEQTHIPMIFWSKDENLSAKLKTQKDFVLSQDNIFSSLLGYFNVQTKEYEANYDLFSKSLKENPQ from the coding sequence ATGCAATTTTTTAATATATCTTGGCTTAAATTTGTTCTTTTAAGTGCTATTTATATAACTAGTATCAATTTAAAATTATTTTCTTATATTCATGAAAATTTACACCCTGCTAGCAATGATATTTCCATTGTTTTATATATCATCATATATTTTGCATTGTTAGTTGGGATTTTTGCTCTTTTATTTTTGCCCTATATTAGTAAATTTTTAATGATTTTTTTCATTGGAGTAAGCTCTATTAGTAGTTATTTTATGATAAATTATGGCGTTATAATAGATCATGACATGATAAGAAATGCCGTACAAACTGATCAAAAAGAAGTATCTGATTTGCTTCATTTTAACATCTTTATTTATGTATTTTTTACCTTTTTGCTTCCAACATTTTTAATTATAAAAACTAAAATAAATTATTATAGCTTTAAAAAACATCTAATTGTCAAATTTAGCACTTTAGTTATTGCTTTAGTTATTGCTTTTGGATTACTTGGAATTTTTTCAAAGAGTATTGTGCCTTTTTTAAGAACCTATAACGAAGTAAGAGTTTATAACACTCCTTTTTATCAAATTTATTCAGCAATTAAATACATAAAATTAGAAATCATTCCTAAAAAAGAACTTCAAAAGATAGCATTAGATGCGACATTAGAAAAAGATTTAAACAAAACGATGATTTTGGTAATTGGAGAAACCGCTAGAGCAAATAATTATTCCTTAGGTGGATACACCAAAAATGATACAAATTTTTATACTAAAAACGAACCAAATTTAGTATATTTTAGCCAAGTAAGTTCATGTGGAACTGCTACTGCTAAAAGCTTACCTTGTATATTTTCAAGGCACAAAAGAGCTTCATTTGACAATAGCCTGTATGAAGAAAATGCTCTAGATGTTTTACAAAGAGTTGGGGTGCAAAGCATTTGGCTTGGTAATAATTCTGGGGGTTGCAAAGGAAATTGTGATCGTATTTCAAACAAACTTATATCAAAAGATTATGATGAAAGTTTGCTTGAACTTGTTAAAGAGGCTTTGCAAGATACATCCTCAAGTAAAATCATAGTTGTTCATTTGCAAGGCTCTCATGGACCAGCATATTTTAAACGCTATCCTGATAAATTTAAAAAATTTACTCCAACTTGTGATACAAATGAATTACAAACTTGCTCTCAAGAAGAACTAGCCAATACTTATGATAATACCTTGCTTTATACAGACTTTATCATTAAAAGTCTTATAGATTTACTCAAACAAAGTCCTTTACAAAATGCTTCATTGCTATATGTATCAGATCATGGAGAAAGCTTAGGAGAAAATGGAATTTATCTTCATGGTATGCCATATTTTATAGCACCAAAAGAACAAACTCATATTCCTATGATATTTTGGAGTAAAGACGAAAATTTAAGTGCGAAATTAAAAACACAAAAAGATTTCGTACTTTCTCAAGATAACATTTTTTCAAGTTTGCTTGGATATTTTAATGTCCAAACCAAAGAATATGAAGCAAACTATGACTTATTTAGCAAAAGTTTAAAGGAAAATCCTCAATGA
- the sodB gene encoding superoxide dismutase [Fe], giving the protein MFELRKLPYEADAFGDFLSAETFSFHHGKHHQTYVNNLNNLIKDTEFAGKDLVYIIKNSNGGIFNNAAQVYNHDFYFDCIKPKTCSGCGCSLDDSFKAAVEKDFGSMENLKEEFIKGATTLFGSGWFWLVYNTQNQKLELVATSNAATPITEDKIPLLVVDVWEHAYYVDHRNARPAYLDKFYAHINWEFVSKAYEWAIKEGMNSVSFYANELHPVK; this is encoded by the coding sequence ATGTTTGAATTAAGAAAACTACCTTATGAAGCAGATGCTTTTGGAGACTTTTTAAGTGCAGAGACTTTTTCTTTTCACCATGGCAAACACCATCAAACTTATGTAAATAATCTAAATAATCTTATCAAAGATACTGAATTTGCAGGTAAAGATTTAGTTTATATTATAAAAAATTCAAATGGTGGAATTTTTAACAATGCTGCTCAAGTTTATAATCATGATTTTTATTTTGATTGTATAAAACCAAAAACTTGCTCTGGTTGTGGCTGTTCTTTGGATGATTCATTTAAAGCAGCGGTTGAAAAAGATTTTGGATCAATGGAAAATTTAAAAGAAGAATTCATTAAAGGTGCTACGACTTTATTTGGTTCAGGTTGGTTTTGGCTAGTTTATAATACTCAAAATCAAAAATTAGAATTAGTTGCTACTAGCAATGCTGCTACGCCTATTACTGAAGATAAAATTCCACTTTTAGTAGTAGATGTATGGGAGCACGCATATTATGTTGATCACCGCAATGCTCGTCCTGCGTATTTAGATAAATTTTATGCACATATTAACTGGGAATTTGTATCTAAGGCTTATGAGTGGGCTATTAAAGAAGGTATGAATTCAGTAAGTTTTTATGCAAATGAACTACACCCTGTAAAATAA
- a CDS encoding anaerobic ribonucleoside triphosphate reductase has protein sequence MKIKFLMQEDECGISLDELNLKKQNKNLNDCLLSVYDDLTFKDSKEADLKRENANINSDSAMGMMLKYGSEGAKYYVDECILPKHIANAHKNGDIHIHDKDFYMLTQTCCQIDLLKLFENGFSTGHGSLREPNDIRSYASLACIALQANQNEMHGGQSIPNFDFAMAKGVAKTFQKEYKKAINAFFEIKLEQSLDEQCFKNANFQVSSEKECFKELLKLDLNSDENFLKQANAYAYKRALKQTQDATFQAMEALIHNLNTMNSRAGAQVPFSTLNYGTDTSFEGQMVIENLLKATMRGLGNGETPIFPVQIFKVKEGVNYNETDPNYKLFKLAIECASKRLFPNFSFLDASFNVKYYKKGDYNSEVAYMGCRTRVMANVYDESKEITSGRGNLSFTSINLVRLAIEAKGNLELFYSLLKEKLELVYEQLLHRYKIQSLKKAKNFPFLMGEGVWIDSDTLKENDSVEKVIAHGTLAIGYIGLCESLIALAGSHHGQSQEARELGLQIVRFMREFIDEKARKDKLNFSLIATPAEGLSGRFLKLDQKKYGILKGITDKEFYTNSFHIPVDFPINIYEKIQIEAPYHELNNGGHITYVELNGDVSKNLESFERIIKCMKESNIGYGSINFPLDRDPVCGYSGVIDEFCPKCHRKEDDIKFERIRRITGYLVGTLDRFNDAKKAEVHARIKHHFD, from the coding sequence ATGAAGATAAAATTTCTTATGCAAGAAGATGAGTGTGGTATTAGTTTAGATGAATTAAATCTTAAAAAACAAAATAAAAATTTAAATGATTGCTTACTTAGTGTGTATGATGATTTAACTTTTAAAGATTCTAAAGAAGCTGATTTAAAAAGAGAAAATGCAAATATTAATTCAGATAGCGCTATGGGTATGATGTTAAAATATGGCTCAGAAGGAGCAAAATACTATGTAGATGAGTGTATTTTGCCAAAACATATCGCAAATGCACACAAAAACGGCGATATACACATACACGATAAAGATTTTTATATGCTAACACAAACTTGCTGTCAAATAGACTTGTTAAAGCTTTTTGAAAATGGTTTTAGCACAGGACATGGAAGCTTAAGAGAACCAAATGATATACGATCTTATGCAAGTTTAGCATGTATTGCCTTACAGGCTAATCAAAATGAGATGCATGGGGGTCAATCTATACCCAATTTTGATTTTGCTATGGCAAAAGGCGTGGCAAAGACTTTTCAAAAAGAGTATAAAAAGGCTATAAATGCTTTTTTTGAAATAAAATTAGAGCAAAGTTTGGATGAGCAATGCTTTAAAAATGCTAATTTTCAAGTTTCAAGCGAAAAAGAATGCTTCAAAGAGCTTTTAAAGCTTGATTTAAATAGCGATGAGAATTTTTTAAAACAAGCAAACGCTTATGCTTATAAAAGAGCATTAAAGCAAACTCAAGATGCGACTTTTCAAGCTATGGAAGCTTTAATACATAATCTTAATACTATGAACTCAAGAGCAGGAGCCCAAGTGCCTTTTAGTACGCTAAATTATGGTACCGATACTTCTTTTGAAGGGCAAATGGTGATAGAAAATTTACTCAAAGCTACGATGAGAGGTTTAGGAAATGGCGAAACACCGATTTTCCCTGTGCAAATTTTTAAAGTAAAAGAGGGTGTTAATTATAATGAAACAGATCCAAACTATAAGCTTTTTAAGCTTGCTATAGAATGCGCTTCTAAAAGACTTTTTCCAAATTTTAGCTTTTTAGATGCAAGTTTTAATGTAAAATACTATAAAAAGGGCGATTATAATAGCGAAGTAGCTTATATGGGTTGTAGAACTAGGGTTATGGCAAATGTTTATGATGAGAGCAAAGAAATCACAAGCGGCAGGGGAAATTTAAGCTTTACAAGTATAAACCTTGTGCGTTTAGCTATAGAAGCTAAAGGAAATTTAGAGCTTTTTTACTCACTTTTAAAAGAAAAATTAGAGCTTGTGTATGAGCAATTACTTCATAGATATAAAATTCAAAGTCTAAAAAAGGCTAAAAATTTCCCATTTTTAATGGGCGAGGGAGTTTGGATAGATTCAGATACTTTAAAAGAAAATGATAGTGTAGAAAAAGTTATTGCACACGGGACTTTAGCTATAGGTTATATAGGACTTTGTGAGAGTTTAATAGCTTTAGCAGGTTCTCATCATGGACAAAGTCAAGAAGCAAGGGAGCTTGGCTTACAAATCGTGCGTTTTATGCGTGAATTTATCGATGAAAAAGCGCGTAAAGATAAACTGAATTTTTCACTCATAGCTACTCCAGCTGAGGGTTTAAGTGGAAGGTTTTTAAAGCTAGATCAAAAAAAATACGGCATTTTAAAAGGCATAACTGATAAAGAATTTTATACTAATTCCTTTCATATTCCTGTGGATTTTCCTATCAATATCTATGAAAAAATTCAAATAGAAGCCCCATATCATGAGCTAAATAATGGTGGGCATATTACTTATGTAGAATTAAATGGCGATGTAAGTAAGAATTTAGAAAGTTTTGAACGCATTATAAAATGCATGAAAGAAAGCAATATAGGCTATGGCTCGATTAATTTCCCTCTAGATAGAGATCCAGTATGTGGCTATAGTGGCGTGATAGATGAGTTTTGTCCAAAGTGTCATAGAAAAGAAGATGATATTAAATTTGAACGCATCAGAAGAATCACGGGTTATTTGGTAGGAACGCTTGATCGTTTTAATGATGCTAAAAAAGCTGAAGTTCATGCAAGAATTAAGCACCATTTTGATTAA
- the coaE gene encoding dephospho-CoA kinase (Dephospho-CoA kinase (CoaE) performs the final step in coenzyme A biosynthesis.), whose product MKNAYFVTSSIAGGKSSFIKIVKKLGFCAINADEIAHELLNEHSHDIAKIFNDYTLIIDGKIDRKKLGNIVFNDNLSKKKLEEYLHPKIKQEILKQAKKLDELNKAFFIELPLFFENDHYQGLGKSILIYTPKDLLIQRLMSRENIDKSQALKRINLQMDIEDKKKIADYIVENNSSYEMFEKNVLNLLQHSLKVF is encoded by the coding sequence ATGAAAAATGCTTACTTTGTGACTTCAAGTATAGCAGGTGGAAAATCAAGTTTTATAAAAATAGTTAAAAAATTAGGTTTTTGCGCTATAAATGCAGATGAAATTGCTCATGAATTATTAAACGAACACTCTCATGATATAGCAAAAATTTTTAATGATTATACTTTAATAATAGATGGAAAAATAGATAGAAAAAAACTAGGAAATATAGTTTTTAATGATAATCTTTCTAAGAAAAAGTTAGAAGAATATCTTCATCCAAAAATCAAACAAGAAATTTTAAAACAAGCTAAAAAATTGGATGAATTAAACAAAGCTTTTTTCATAGAACTCCCTTTGTTTTTTGAAAATGATCATTATCAAGGTTTAGGAAAAAGCATTTTAATATATACTCCAAAAGATCTTTTGATCCAAAGGTTAATGAGCAGAGAAAATATAGACAAATCACAAGCCTTAAAAAGAATAAATTTGCAAATGGATATAGAAGATAAGAAAAAAATTGCAGATTATATTGTAGAAAATAATTCTAGTTACGAAATGTTTGAAAAAAATGTGTTAAATTTGTTACAACATAGCTTAAAGGTTTTTTAG
- a CDS encoding exodeoxyribonuclease III, with protein MKLLSWNINGLRAICDKNALDWIDKENIDFIGFQEIKAHEEKFPKKIYEYDFKHMYFNSAKRAGYSGVMSLCNFDSEVKKCEFFDDDEGRVLEHRFKNIVLFNIYFPNGQKDEERLNFKMKFYNDFLVYLDKLLKEGKEIIICGDVNTAHCEIDLTHPKANEKTSGFLPIERAWIDELLKLGFIDTFRYINGDIKEKYSWWSYRMKARERNVGWRIDYFFISNGLKDKLKNAFIRDDIFGSDHAPVGIEIDI; from the coding sequence ATGAAATTACTTTCTTGGAATATAAATGGTTTAAGAGCGATTTGTGATAAAAATGCACTTGATTGGATAGATAAAGAAAATATAGATTTTATAGGTTTTCAAGAGATTAAAGCGCATGAAGAAAAATTTCCTAAAAAAATTTATGAGTATGATTTTAAGCATATGTATTTTAATAGCGCTAAAAGAGCTGGATATTCTGGTGTTATGAGTTTGTGTAATTTTGATAGCGAAGTTAAAAAATGTGAATTTTTTGATGATGATGAAGGTAGGGTTTTAGAACATAGATTTAAAAATATAGTTTTATTTAATATATATTTTCCAAATGGTCAAAAAGATGAAGAGCGTTTGAATTTTAAAATGAAATTTTATAATGATTTTTTAGTATATTTAGATAAGCTTTTAAAAGAAGGTAAGGAAATTATAATATGCGGAGATGTAAATACAGCTCATTGCGAGATAGATCTAACCCATCCAAAAGCAAATGAAAAAACTTCAGGGTTTTTACCCATAGAAAGAGCTTGGATAGATGAGCTTTTAAAGCTTGGATTTATTGATACTTTTAGATATATAAATGGTGATATAAAAGAAAAATACTCTTGGTGGAGTTATAGAATGAAGGCAAGAGAAAGAAATGTAGGCTGGAGAATTGATTATTTTTTCATTTCTAATGGCTTAAAAGATAAACTTAAAAATGCTTTTATAAGAGATGATATTTTTGGTTCAGATCATGCTCCTGTAGGGATTGAAATAGACATTTAA